ATTTCCTCAAGGAGCGGCGCAAAGGCGTCTTCTTGCCTTTTCGCTACTTCGGGATTGCGCCATCCCGGCGATGAGGCCAAATCGCCCGCATCGGGGACGATTTCGTAATGAGCGGAGACGGAAATCTTTTTATTTTCGCCGAAAACCGGCAGCCAACGCCGGATGAATTGGCGAAGTCGAACAGGCAACGCTTTACGAAGGATCGCTTTTACATAATCAGACATATTGTTTCACGAGCCGAACATATTCTTCCATGCGTTGATAGTATGTATGTTCCCGCAGCGTGCGCGCCTGGCCCGCTGCGGCGATTTCCTTTCGTTCCTCTTCGCGTTTCATATAATATTCGATCTTTTCCGCGCATTCGTTAACGTCGCGATAGACTACCACTTCTTTTCCCGGTTCGAAATGATCGGCGATATTCTCTTTCCAGTCCGTCAACAACATCGCGCCGACGCCCGTCGCTTCGTAAAGACGCATATTATTCGCATAATTCTCGGCGGAGTCGATATGATGATTGATAACGATTTTGGCGTCGGCTAGAATCTCGTACATATCCAGCGCCCAAGCCTGCCCGCGATGGATTTTCTTTAAGGGCGAATCGGGAGACAATTCGTCCGCGCCGTATCCCCACCAATCGAAGCGAACCTTTTGCGCCAGCGATTCGAAAAAGCGGATGCGTTCCTGATGCGCTCGGGACATGCCGCCTACAAAAACGGCGCCGTATCTCTCCACGCGGCGCAGACGCTGCAAGACTTTCGGTTCGAATCCTAACCTGAAATAAGCGCTGCGCAGACCGGCGTCTTTGAAACGTTGTACGTAATGGGGAAACGAAGAGAGCATCAGATCGTAGTTGGAAAAATCCGCGATATTCGCATAGGGAGAAGCAATCTGCGCAGTTATCAAACGAACAAAGGGCCGGATATCCATAAGAAAGACGGGGCGGATCAACTCAGGATTTTGGAAATGAATAACATCAAGCCGGTAGGATTTCACTTGTTCCAACAGAATCGGATAAAGCCATTCCCTTCGAAGCCAAGGGATAGGAAAAGGTCCTATTTTGCGGCGTTCAAAATTCCAAGATGTTTTCACTCCGTTTTCTTTAGCCCATTGCAACTGCATTGGCTTGCAATTCATGGCGATATCTTTGGCTTCGAATCCCAACTTTTGCAGATTGAGGGAATAAAAATCCGCCGAGCCGAAGCATTGATCCATTAATGCGCAATGCTGGTGATCGTAGCATTCATCAAGCAAATTCGGATGTTGTCGATAGAACTCGTCAAGAAAGATGGAATAGTAAGAGTCAACGATAAGAAATTTCATGAATAGGCTTTACCCAACGCGCAATCAATGAATGACTGTTTTATGTGAAATGGCAATATATATATTGCAAAAGGGAAATAAAGCGTAACGCCGCCTGTCATCCAACTTGCAATACAACGATCATATTTTTGCGTATGTATAATGTAAAAAAAGTTATTTCCCCGGCGCGACGCGATTGACAAGTTTTCCGATGCCTTCCACTTCGACTTCCATCACGTCTCCCGCCCGCGCGGGCAGGGCTTTCGTCGTTCCCGATAAGATAACGTCGCCGGGATCGAGGCTGAAGACGCGGGAGAGATCGCTGACGATCTTTTCCGGCGTATAGATCATGCTCGATGTATTATGTTCGTAAATTTCCTTTTCTCCCGTATCGGCGTGGGTAACGATCAATGTCCGTTTGCGGTTATTCCAATCCACGCCGCGATGGATGAAGGGGCCGTAGGGCGAGAATTGATCGCCATGCTTCAGCGAAGCAGGCAGCAGCGTTTCCGGTTGATCGAGCGGCTCGCCTTGGATGCGGTGGTAGGATGTCGGATCGCCGACGATGTCGTTGGCGGCGGCGTAGCCGAAAATCGCCGCTTTGGCTTCTTCCAGCGAGGCGTTTTTTACGCGCTTGCCGATAACGATGGCCAGTTCCGTCTCCACTTGCAGTTCGTCGAGAGAGGCGGGAAGAACTACGTCTTCGCCAGGGGACGCGGCGGTGGTGGAAGGCTTCATAAACCAACGCACGGTTTTAAAAGGCGTCTTGCCGCCTTCCCAGGCTTCTTTATAGGTTCCCGACATGCCGATGATTTTTTTCGGTTCGCTGGGATGAAGCAAACGGACTTTATCCAATGCGTCCGTCTTGCCGGTGGCTTTGCCGCCGTCCCAAGGCGCCCGCGAAAGTTGATGGATCGTATTGCCATCTACCTGTCCGTAGAAAACCTTGTCCTTCAATTGGTAACGGCAAAAAATCTCTTCGCTAGCAGCGCGAAAAGCAGCAAAGCAGAGAATGATTAAGGAAATCGATAGCAAGCGGCGCATATTCGAATACCTCCTGAAATGAAAACGTCGATTTTTTGAGCCTCTTGCAACACTCCATAATTCCTCCCCCAAGCTTGGGGGAGGTTAGGAGGGGGTTGCTTTAAGTTTAACATAATCAACCCCCCTCTAACTCCCCCCAAGTTTTGGGGGAGAATTTAAAAGCGAATTTTATTAATTTTGCAAGAGCCTCATTTTATAAAGTTAAAAACCAATAAGGGATTCTTACCGAACTAGACTCGAAAAAAAAGGCTTATCCCATAAAAACAAAACTCCCATCGATTCTTTTTTATAAAGAAAGCAAATATTCGATGAGATCGGAAAACTCACGTTCTGTTAGGCGCGATGTGCGCCCGTGTTGGTCATTGCGATTATAGGCCGTAAAAACATCGCGCAAATTCGCCGCCGCGCCGTCGTGCAGATAGGGCGCCGTGCGCCATAGTTCGATCAAGGCGGGCGTATCGAAAGCGCTGCGCTTGTCGAATTCTCCCTTAGTTCCTACGGCGTACGCTTGCAAATTCGTAAAATAGGGGCCGTTGTGGCAAACGGCGCAGCCGACATCCTCGCGGAAAAAAATTTTCTCTCCCCGTTGCGCCGGTTCATTGAGATTTCCATTCACGAGATAAGGGCTGGGCAGAGGCTTCATCGCTTGGAGATATTCGTCGATCGCCGCCGCGTCCGCTTCGGGACGCTCGGAGAATTGGATATGCCGGATGCCAGAGCGTACGGCGGCTTTGGCGTCGGTGCGGACGCCCTCGCTCATAACGGGCGGGGTTTCGAAAGTCAGGAGCATGCTTTTCGTGTTTTTGGGATTGCCGACGCCGTCGTTGAGCAGATCCCAGTTCAAACCGTCGGAACGTCCGCCGGGATGGCAACTGGAACAACTTTGCCAATGTTGAAAACAGAGAGAGGCGTCATGAAAATTGATTTCCCCTTGACGGGCGGGGGTTATCGGAGGTTGAGGACCAAGGGAAATATTCTGCGTTGGTTTTTTTCCGTCCGGCCGGATATCGATCATCGAGAGATCGCCGGAGAAATAATTCGCCGTAATGGCTTTGGAACCTACGGCGATCAACTCTCGCGGACCTAACGCCTCGATGGCAATACGGCGGCGGAAAGGAGCGATGAAGGATAAATCGTTAGGGACGTCCGCCGCCGTTTTCGAAGCGGCAGGATATTCCGTTTTGGGAGCATCTTCGCGGCGGCTGGGCATGGCTTGCAACTTTTGCAGCAGCGCGGGGGCGTCGATGACGCTCAATTCATGCGTCCCGGCATGGGCGATGCAGAGAAATGCGCCGTCCGCCGAACAAGCGGCGCCCCAAGGATTGGCGGCGCCGAGATCAATGTCGTCCAAGAGGACGGTATTGAGGATAGATGTTTTCTCTACGTCGATGATGGTTAGGGCGTTAGTGTTCATCCAACCGCGATCCAACTGCGTTGTGGGCATTTGGAAGCGGGCGAGGATGTGGGTCAGAAAAATATAACGCCCGTCGGGGGATAAGCAGAGGCTGCGCAAACTGGTACTGCCGTTGGGCAACGCAATCTCGGCTATAGTTTTGCGTTCGGCGGCATCGATAACGCTGACTTTCGCGGCGATGAAATCGGCGTTGGAAGGTCCGAAGGGCAGATGATTGGCGACGAAAAGGCGCTGGCCATCCCGCGTCAAAACGGCGCTGACCGGCTCGCGGATGACAGGGAAGCGCGATATTTCCTTTTTTTCTTGCAGATCGATAATCGATACGTCGTTGTTGAATTGGTTGCAAACATACAACCATTGGCCATCGGGACTGACGACGGGAGAACAGGCGCCATAACCGGCGGGGATCGCCTCTACGATGCGTTGTTTTTTTGTATCGAGAATGCATACGCTTCCACCCGATGCGGCGCAAGTAATATAAAGAAATTCGCCATTGGGAGATAAGGCCAAGCCTGTCGGTTCCGCGGGGAGAGGAATGGAGGCGCACAGCGAATAGTCATCCAATTTGATAAGCGCGATTTGGTTGACTCCGCTTTCCGCCGCATAGAGAATGCCGCTTTCATTGCTTGCGGCTAACGCAACGGGGGAACGGAAAATCGTAGATTCGCCGACAGCATTATGGATCAATGAATACAAAAAAAAGACGTTGATAAATAAGATGGAATAAACCGTTCTCTTCATGCGCTTGTTTCTTTCCTTGCCGAAAAAATAGTAAAAGAGAACCTCGTTAATATTTGTTTTCCGATTTGATTGTTTTATCGTTCAACAGCAAACGGCGCACTTCCGCTTCCGTTTTTATTTGGACTAAATATTTTTCTTGTTTCTTCAAATTTTCTTCCAAGAGACTGGCGTCGGGTTGATCCATGCGCGGCCTTTTGGCTAACATTTCTTGGCCTTTATGGATAATTGCCAATGCTTTTTCGTAGTCTGCCGGATTTTTATCCCTCAATCTAGCCAGGCAGCGGCTGTATTCGGGCTGAGAAAAATCGACCTGCGATCCATTCAATTCCGAGCTGATATCGCCAACGTTGACGCCGGTGAGGCGGCGCAGTTCTTCCAAATGCGCGTCATCGAGAGGCGAGCGGCCAAAGGCGTTGTTGGGGTAAACGCTGGCGTATGAGCCGTAGTAAGGCGTGTTGAGATCGATCCAGGTTATAACGCGGTCGAAACTTTCCTTGTCGACTTGGACGCCGTGATGCTCACCGCGTAGAACATCGGCCAGGCGGCTGCGATGCGATCCCCAAGAATAGGGAGGAAGCGCTTCGGCGGGGCCGTCTTCCACAGCTTTGACCAATAATTTCGGCGCGCCTGCAGGATCGGGAAACCAGCGCAGTGCGGATTTGGTTTTCAGTTCAAGATAGGAATTGTTGAAGGCCAATCCCAAGCCGCCGGATAGATTCAACCGCTCGCCCGCCTCCTTGCCGTAATCGTGGCAACGAATGCAATAGCGGTCGAACACGGGTTGAACTTCCGTAAGATAATTGAACTCGCGCGGCGGGCCATACCACGATTCGATGCGGCTAGGATCGCGACGCAGAGCGAGGGGGTAGCCGCGATTTTCCGCCGTGGTCAGGCGGTTGTCGTGGCAGCCGATGCAGCCCGCCGTCTCGCCGGGTTGTACCATCGTCCCACTGCGCATACTTTGGATCATCATTCCCTTTTCATCCAACAATTGAAAGAAAACGA
The nucleotide sequence above comes from Candidatus Omnitrophota bacterium. Encoded proteins:
- a CDS encoding glycosyltransferase, whose translation is MKFLIVDSYYSIFLDEFYRQHPNLLDECYDHQHCALMDQCFGSADFYSLNLQKLGFEAKDIAMNCKPMQLQWAKENGVKTSWNFERRKIGPFPIPWLRREWLYPILLEQVKSYRLDVIHFQNPELIRPVFLMDIRPFVRLITAQIASPYANIADFSNYDLMLSSFPHYVQRFKDAGLRSAYFRLGFEPKVLQRLRRVERYGAVFVGGMSRAHQERIRFFESLAQKVRFDWWGYGADELSPDSPLKKIHRGQAWALDMYEILADAKIVINHHIDSAENYANNMRLYEATGVGAMLLTDWKENIADHFEPGKEVVVYRDVNECAEKIEYYMKREEERKEIAAAGQARTLREHTYYQRMEEYVRLVKQYV
- a CDS encoding fumarylacetoacetate hydrolase family protein, which gives rise to MRRLLSISLIILCFAAFRAASEEIFCRYQLKDKVFYGQVDGNTIHQLSRAPWDGGKATGKTDALDKVRLLHPSEPKKIIGMSGTYKEAWEGGKTPFKTVRWFMKPSTTAASPGEDVVLPASLDELQVETELAIVIGKRVKNASLEEAKAAIFGYAAANDIVGDPTSYHRIQGEPLDQPETLLPASLKHGDQFSPYGPFIHRGVDWNNRKRTLIVTHADTGEKEIYEHNTSSMIYTPEKIVSDLSRVFSLDPGDVILSGTTKALPARAGDVMEVEVEGIGKLVNRVAPGK
- a CDS encoding cell surface protein, which codes for MKRTVYSILFINVFFLYSLIHNAVGESTIFRSPVALAASNESGILYAAESGVNQIALIKLDDYSLCASIPLPAEPTGLALSPNGEFLYITCAASGGSVCILDTKKQRIVEAIPAGYGACSPVVSPDGQWLYVCNQFNNDVSIIDLQEKKEISRFPVIREPVSAVLTRDGQRLFVANHLPFGPSNADFIAAKVSVIDAAERKTIAEIALPNGSTSLRSLCLSPDGRYIFLTHILARFQMPTTQLDRGWMNTNALTIIDVEKTSILNTVLLDDIDLGAANPWGAACSADGAFLCIAHAGTHELSVIDAPALLQKLQAMPSRREDAPKTEYPAASKTAADVPNDLSFIAPFRRRIAIEALGPRELIAVGSKAITANYFSGDLSMIDIRPDGKKPTQNISLGPQPPITPARQGEINFHDASLCFQHWQSCSSCHPGGRSDGLNWDLLNDGVGNPKNTKSMLLTFETPPVMSEGVRTDAKAAVRSGIRHIQFSERPEADAAAIDEYLQAMKPLPSPYLVNGNLNEPAQRGEKIFFREDVGCAVCHNGPYFTNLQAYAVGTKGEFDKRSAFDTPALIELWRTAPYLHDGAAANLRDVFTAYNRNDQHGRTSRLTEREFSDLIEYLLSL